The window AGGCAGGCTGTGATGGGGGAGGACAGGGTGACTCTAACACTGCATGGCCAGCTTTGAGAATCCGCCTCCTTCTAGGCTGGTTGGTAAATAGCCCTTTGCCCTTCGTCCTCCGAGAGACCCGGCACCCCAAGCATCCTCTTTGAACCCTCGTCACCCTTAGGGAACTGGGGTCTCTTCCTCTGCTCTCTCCGTGTGGGATGCCGAGGCTGGGGGAGGTatcctggggtgggtggggcacCCAGTGACACCGTCTCCTCATCCCCCCTCCCAGCGGCCTTTCCGTGCTGATACGCGTGCGCCTGGAGCTGCGGCGGCACCAGCGTGCGCGCCACACCATCCCACAGATCTTCCAGGCGGTGGTTCAGCGGCAGCCCGAGCGCCTGGCGCTAGTGGACGCGGGCAGCGGTGCGTGCTGGACCTTCGCGCAGCTGGATGCCTACTCCAACGCTGTGGCCAATTTGTTCCGCCGGCTGGGCTTCGCGCCGGGCGACGTGGTGGCCATCTTCATGGAGGGCCGGCCTGAGTTTGTGGGGCTTTGGCTGGGCCTGGCCAAGGCAGGCGTGGAGGCCGCGCTGCTCAACGTGAACCTGCGGCGGGAGCCCCTGGCCTTCTGCCTGGGCACCTCGGGCGCCAAAGCCCTGGTCTTCGGAGGGGAGCTGGCGGCGGGTGAGGCCGGGTGTGGGTAGCATTTCTCGGTGGGGGCCTGGGGCTGCTCAGGGCAGGGAGACGGTGcttcccctgccctgggaggggcACCTGTCCATCTTCAACCACGACATGTTTCGCGCCGCAGCGGTGGCGGAGATGAGCGGGGAGTTGGGCAAGAGCCTGGTCAAGTTCTGTTCTGGAGATGTGGGGCCTGATGGCGTCTTACCGGACACCCAACTCCTGGACCCACTGCTGAAGGAGACCTCCACAGCCCCCCTGGCGCAGCCCCCTGGCAAGGGCATGGATGGTGAGTGCAGGTGGGATCCCCTTGCCCGTGCCTATCCTGTCCCCTCGTcccacccagcccagcctctgGTCCCCAACACCCGTGTCTCTCTCAGATCGACTCTTCTACATCTACACGTCGGGGACCACGGGGCTGCCCAAGGCTGCCATCATCGTGCACAGCAGGTGAGGGGCCCGTGGGTGTtgcctgccacccccaccccctacctgCGCCCCAGCTCTTGTTGAGGATCCTGTGGGCATCTTGATCTCAACTGGGTAAAACCCACAGCCCATCTCAGGACCCAGTGCTGTCCTCTGCCCCTCCTcagcctcctcctgcccccattcctgcCCCCAAcagccctcctctcctccacGGCCATAGGATATCCCAACTTATGCCAAACTGCCCTGTACTTACCTTGGCCCTTGGATAAGAAGCCTCATTCGTGTTGTGCCCCACCTGCCACTTCTCTGATGTCATTTTCCCCTTCTGCCTCTTTGCTCACTCTCTCCTTGATTCCTCCAACCTGCCAGGTTGCTTCtgacctcaggacctttgcatatGCTCTGCCCTTCACCTGCGTGCCCTTCCCTAGCTCTCCCCACAGCTCCTTCTTACCAGGTCTCAGTCACTTCCCCAGAGAGGATACCCCAGCCTCCCTGGTTTTGTCCCCTTCAGCCTCTCTCTATTGCTCTGTTATATTCCTCATGGCACCAagcatcatttcctttctttgttgcATGTTCTTCACCCTCCAGCCTCTAAGGCCGGTAAGAGCTGGGCTGGCTCTGCCTGGGtccctgctgtgtccccagtATCCAGCACGCTCCTCCCCCAACTCCCACGCTTTTCTCGGGGACGTGGGCCCCAGCCCCTGCACTCCCTGCCCCGCAGGTACTACCGCATCGCGGCATTTGGGCACTACTCCTACAGCATGCAGGCAGCAGATGTGCTCTACGACTGTCTGCCCCTGTACCACTCAGCAGGTACCACGGGGCGGCTCGGGCGGGGAAGGGGGCGGGGAACCGGGGACCCCTCATCGAGTCCACTCTCTGCAGGGAACATCATGGGCGTGGGTCAGTGTCTCATCTATGGGCTGACGGTGGTCCTGCGCAAGAAGTTTTCAGCCAGCCGCTTCTGGGATGATTGCGTCAAGTACAACTGCACGGTCAGGCCCCGCCCCTCTTTCACCCCTACCCTCCTCCCACCCGTCCGCTTTACTTCTCTGAATGGCTTTCTTGCAGGGACGTGAGGGGGCTCGGAGGGGGTCATCAGTGCTTTATGCTCTCTGTCCGGCCAGAGACTAAACCTTCAACATGTAAGCTCCTTGTATCCTCATAGCTGCTTGGGAGCGGGCAAAGGCATCACACCCATTTTGcaggtagggaaactgaggcttctaATGCAGTTAGGATTGGACGCGGACTGCCTGAGCTCCTTAAGATGCTGCCTTCCCCACACCCTGTGCCGGAAAGGTTTTCCCTGCTGGTAGCTGCAGGCAAATGGATGGGTCATGCTTCCTGGTGGGGTAAGCATGAGGCAGAGGTGGAGGGCATCACTGTCCTGCAGAGCAGGTAGGGGTTAAGACAagtcctttcctctctctgccctcctcagTGAGAGGAGACAGCCGGAAGGTTTCAGTGCCATGGTGGGGGTGGAAATCCAGGTGCTAGTACCTTCCTCCAGGTGGAAGAAGGAGTGAGAAGGGGGTGTGTCCAGAGACTGACAAATTGGGAGGTGCTGccgaaggcaatgacaccccactccagtactcttgcctggaaaatcccatggacagaggagcctggtgggctgtagtccatggggtcgctaagagtctgacacaactgagcgacttccctctcacttttcactttcatgcactggagaaggaaatggcaacccactccagtgttcttgcctgcagaatcccagggacgggggagcctggtgggctgccgtctatggggtcgcacagagtccgacacgactgatgcgacttagcagcagcagcagcagccctcaccTTGAACAGGCGGGGCCGGGAGGGGTTCAGCTGGTTGCCTGAATCACACAgtagggcagggtgggggctctGGGCTGGCATCCTGGGGGACCCCTCAGGGTGAGGGCGGTGCCCTGCTCTGCTTCTGAGGATTTTATGTTCTACTTGGAGGTGGGGTCTTGGGAAAAATTGCTAATCTGAATCTTGACACATTAAACAGTCCATTTGATTAACTCAATTATTGAGAGTTGCAAATACAAACGCGACAGAAacgtttaggggcttcccaggcaccCATCGCTCAGCTCCAGAAGAGATCAGATGCCCTGTCCTGCCCCCTTCGCCTGCCCACCCATGTCCCTCCTCCAGTCTTGTTGTGAAGCAGCTCCAGACAGCAGCCCATTTGCTTTAGAGATAATCTCAGTGAAACCGCCAAAAGATGATgggttttttttctaattgaggTGAAATTTACATAAGATTAGCCATTTTGAAGTGGGCACTTTAGTGGTATTTAGTCCATTTATAGTGTTGTACAACTAGCCCCTCTATGCAGTTCCAAAAACTTTCCATCACCTCAAAAGGAAATCCTGTCCCCCTTGGCAGCCACTCCCCATTCCCCCCTCCCACCAGgaatctttctgtctctatgggctggcctgttctggacatttcttgTAAATGGGACCTCTGTGTAGGCTTTTGTGTCTGGTGAGGGCTGTCCTTAAAACAAAAGAtctgaaagcagggtctcaaagagatatttgtccatccatgttcatagcagaTTATTCACAATAGAtaaaacatgaaagcaacccaagtgtccatccacagatgaatggataagcaaaatgggTCCAtccctacaatggaatattattcagcctagAAAAGGAAGGAGACTCTGACACAGGCTACAGTGCGGATGAACGTTGcagatattatgctaaatgaaatacgcccatcaaaaaaagacaaataccgccTGATTTCACTTACATTAGGTACTCACAGTAGCTAGAATCATAAACAGAAAATAgggtggtggttgccaggggctgggaggagggaagaatggGGAATTAGCATTTAATGGGGatacagttttagatttacaagatgaaaagagttctgggatggatggtggtgatggctgctcAATAATGTAAATGTGTTTAATACCCCTTTAAAATGGCtacccaggtggcgcagtggtaaagaatctgcctgccagtcggGACACAGACTCAATCcttggattgtgaagatcccctggagaaggaaatggcaatccactccagtattcttgcctgggaaatcccaagaacagaggagcctggcgggctacagtccatagagttgttaagagttgaacatgactgagggactgagcgtgcacacacaaaaatatgccaagatggaaaaagaaaatgctaaggtggtgaattttatgttatgtgtattttaccacgataaaagaggaaaaacaagaagGAGAAAAACCCCACAAACACATAACTGCAGTATCATTATCACAGCCCCAAAGGATTTCTCAACGTCAAATCCTGTCCCCAAAGCGACAGGATTTCTCAACCATCAGGAACCTAGACACTGATCCCCAGTGTCTTACCATGTCAAAAatatgggttgtttttttttttcttgtttctatatatttttaaaaaatttaaattagataAGACCCACACATGGCAACTAGTTGAGGTTTCTTGTAAGATTCCttgtctctctctcattctttctccttttcctccctcccttcccttataatttatttattgaagaaagGGAGTTTGCCCTGTGGTGTGTTCCCAGCCTGGGGATTGCTGTGAGgtcccttgacatactcctgtcACTCTGGTATTTCCTGTGCCTTGGGAGTAGGGTTAAgcccagcaattttttttttaatctatttttaaaaattgaagtatagttaattgaCCGTGTTGTCttggtttcaggtgtgcagcaaagtgattcagttatatctatttttttccgattcttttccattatcggttattacaaggtattgagtaCCGTTCCATGTGCCCCACGTATGTCCcgttgcttattttatatatagtcgtgtgtatctgctaatcccaaagtcctaatttatcccttcccaccCCCGACCCCCTTTCGTAACTATTAGTTTTCTATGTCCGTgagttgtttctgttttgcaaataagttcatttgtatcggtTTTTTAGAcaccacatgtaagtgacatgtggtatttgcctttctctgcctgacttcatTGTATATggtactctctaggtccatccacggtGCTGCAGATGGTATCATTTCGTTCTtttgttatggctgagtagtgtgtatattccattgtgtatacataccacgtcctctttatccgttcatctgtcagtggacatttaggttgcttccatgtggaCACTGAGATGCATGTAACTTTTCAGATTAGAGTTTTGTCCAGATACGTGCctggaagtgggattgctgggtgtttagttttttaaggactgtctgtactgttctccatagtggaagCACAGCATCTCTCAACTACAGCGCTGTGGACACGTGGCTCTGCCTCGTTCTCTGTGGTGGGGGCCATCCTGCGCACAGTAGGATATTTAACAGCATTTCTGGCCTAAAATCACTGGATGCCGCCAGGACCCCACCGCCCACCCGTGATAATTAAAAATGTGTCCAGACATTGTCAAGTTCATGGCCATGGTTCAAAACCACTGCTTTAGATATTTGATTGATTCAGCGTCTACTCTTTTGTCTGGGGTTCCCTGTGGGTGGTGTCATGGCCTCCTACTGGGAGGCCCAGAGTGTCTGGTGGTCCCTCTCTTTGTCCTTAACACGCATATGTTGCTTCCATTCTGTTTCCTTAGAGAGTTATTTCTGTGACCAAGAGAAAGCATTGAGGAGCTCTATAAGGATTAGATAGGGTGGAATCctcaagtgaaagtcactcaatcgtgtccaactctctgtgaccccatggactgtagcccgccaggctcctctgtccatggagttctccaggcaagaatactggaatgggtagtcgttcccttctccagggatctttcctacccaggggtcgaacccaggtccccgcactgcaggcggattccttaccgtcctagccaccagggatgccACCAGGACTTAAGAAATGCTGCTGGGTTCAGAAATCCCATCTCATGGCTGTTGGATGGGAGAAACTGcatggctgtttttttttttttttttgcagcagtgGGTGCTGGCCCAGATCAACTGGCCAACTGTCCTTATCAGAGGCAGCAGGCTATAATCTGCTTTCTTGGCTGCATAAAGCAGGTGGGCAGGCAATAGACAAGTCAAcccatcatccatccatgggTATTCGGTTCCTGTGTCTCCCTGTCCATTTGGCTGTGTACATTTGGAGTTGTAGCGGGGGTCCCAGGTTGACAGTTCACTCCTAGCTTCTGCTCAGATGCTGCCCTGCAGGCTGGAGGTCACAGCATGGGGCGCCTGGTGTCTCCCTCTCTGAGCTGACCTGAGTTGTTTTCCCTTTAGCCCTGGGTCTGTCCGAAGGTCCAGGCCAGAGTAAAGATCAGCTGTTTGACTCTCAGTACGTAGAGCTTGCCTCAGAGCCGCGGGCATGTCATTGTCACCTTCAGCTGCCTCAGTTGTGGTTCCGTTATCCCTTCCCCAGCCTAATTTCTGAAGAGGACAGTGGAAAGCTGCCTGGGAGTACTTGTGACGGTCTGGAGGGCAGCTCTGTTCTTAGGCAGGACTTTGTCAGCTGACAGGTAAAACCGAAACCCTAACCCTAGCCCTAACCTAAACTCTAGCTTTCTTGAGGAAAGGCATATTATCAACTTGTGGAACTGAAGAAGCCAAATAGTGGACAGCTCCAGGCACAtcttgatgggggtgggggtgtctcttgtttttctcttccttttgatctcttctttccttagtGGGTGGCTTCCTCCCCACCCTTGCTTCCCCAAGAGGGTTCCCAGCAGCCCCAGTTGACAAAGAGCCTGTGTTCCTACCAGTCTATTAAAAGTCTCAGGGATGATGCTCATTGGCTGAGCTGTGGTCACATGCTTATCCTTGAACCAATCAGTGTCTGAGGATGGACTGGACTGATTAGCCAGGCTGTATGACTTGCTCTGCCCTCGAAATGGGGTGGACTGGGCCACCAAGACAGGTGAAGGAgcctgagggcagagggagatAACCCATCAGGGGTCTCTGATCTTGCCTTGCCCAGGCTTGCCTCCTGGTGATCTTCGCCCAACCTTATCtcctctctgggtcttggtgcctTCACCTTCAATAAGGGAGTGTTGGGAAGATTAAACAGATGAGCTCTGTGTTCAACAGGCTTGTATTCATCAGATCCGCACCAAGTCCTGCTCAGCCATGGTGGCATTTGAACTGAGACCTGACTCTCAGTGCATCAGAGGGAAGAGTGTTCTAGGCAAAGGGCACGGTATGTTCAAAGGCCCTGAGGAGGAGACCCATGTGACAAGAGCACAGGAGTGAGCACAGGAGTTGGAGGGAGACAAGGTAGTGAGGAAGGCAGGGCCAGATAGAGTTGATCACAGGTCAAATTTTATAATGCATTTTGGTATGAGTACTTTGAAGCTATGACTGCCATGGTGGTTCATTCTGAACATGTAACTGTTTCATTGAGACTCTGGAGCCAGGATGTCAGATTCCAATCAGATTTTACCACGTTATCAGCCTTGGTGGGCACTTAGTGTCTATGagcatctgtaaagtggggaggGTACATTCAGAAGCTCACCTGAAGATGAGGACTCAAGGGCAACTGAGTATCTGGGAGACGACCCCAGAGGTGGAGCCacaggaaagagagggaaggagctgGCGGAGAGGGGTGGTCAGTagcccctgagccactggggctaGGTCTGTGCTGTGACTTCAGGGAAGCCACAAAGAACATGACCTGACAAGTTATCCCAGCCCTAGGTCAGGCGGGCAGCCTGAGCTCAGAAAGGGCTCTGAGCGAGTGCATAAGTATAAATGGTCTGGACTGTTCTCCTGCTGTCATAATCTTTAAGGCCATTTTGCACCAAGTGCCCAGATGGGAGGAAGGAGGTTGTTGGGTCTGGGGGGCCTCCAGCCCGTGGCAGCCTCCGCCCCCAGTGGGCTCCTCTCTGCCCCAGCGCAGGCGCTCACTGCtcacttcccaccccacccccaggtggTCCAGTACATCGGGGAGATCTGCCGCTACCTGCTGAAGCAGCCGGTGCGCGAGGCGGAAGGACGGCATCGTGTGCGCCTGGCAGTGGGCAACGGGCTGCGGCCGTCCATCTGGGAGGAGTTCACGGAGCGCTTCGGTGTCCGCCAGATCGGCGAGTTCTACGGGGCCACCGAGTGCAACTGCAGCATCGCCAACATGGACGGGAAGGTGGGCGCGGGTGGGGCGGCCCGGGCAGGGCTAGGGGTTCGGGGAGCACTGCTCCCTCTGCCTCGCCGGCCTGGGTTCCCATAGAACAGCCTGGTTTGTGGTGGGCAGCCTTCCTGACAGCTTGCTCAGTCACCTGACTGTCACCCCTGAGTTCTGATTCACAGCATGGCTCTGTGCCTCAGCCTTTCAGAGCCTCAATTTGTAGCAATAGAGGTGGCAAGGGGGAGCAGGGCTCTGGGGGACCCAGGGCCAGGAATGGGGTGCTGATCTACTAGGCAAGTCACTCAGAGGGCTTcttgggcctctgtttcctcatcagtaaatggGATTAACAACTTAGGTTTGTTCTGATCATGGAACATCCCAAACTCAGTATAGCACCCTTTCCCCCTGCAGAAAGCTCTCTGAAAACATGCAGACGTTTATGATTAGCAAATATTATCTCTGCTATATCCTTGCAGGACCCTCCTTCTCCCTTATCAAGCGTTTCCCACCCAATGTCAGggacagaaaaggagaagaagaataAAGCAAGCGCCCCGGAGGCAGGCATTCTTTTTTGTCTCTTGCTGCTGGGTCCCCAGCGTTGGACGACAAGGCCTGGTCCCCACCATGCACATGAGTTGAATATGCAGCCCCAGAGTACACTCTTGTCAAACCAGCAGAGGTTGCTGCTGGAACAAACATGCCC is drawn from Bos mutus isolate GX-2022 chromosome 7, NWIPB_WYAK_1.1, whole genome shotgun sequence and contains these coding sequences:
- the SLC27A1 gene encoding long-chain fatty acid transport protein 1 isoform X2 → MRAPGAGSASVASLVLLWLLGLPWTWSTAAALGVYVGGGGWRFLRIVCKTARRDLFGLSVLIRVRLELRRHQRARHTIPQIFQAVVQRQPERLALVDAGSGACWTFAQLDAYSNAVANLFRRLGFAPGDVVAIFMEGRPEFVGLWLGLAKAGVEAALLNVNLRREPLAFCLGTSGAKALVFGGELAAAVAEMSGELGKSLVKFCSGDVGPDGVLPDTQLLDPLLKETSTAPLAQPPGKGMDDRLFYIYTSGTTGLPKAAIIVHSRYYRIAAFGHYSYSMQAADVLYDCLPLYHSAGNIMGVGQCLIYGLTVVLRKKFSASRFWDDCVKYNCTVVQYIGEICRYLLKQPVREAEGRHRVRLAVGNGLRPSIWEEFTERFGVRQIGEFYGATECNCSIANMDGKVGSCGFNSRILPHVYPIRLVKVNEDTMELLRDAQGLCIPCQTGEPGLLVGQINQQDPLRRFDGYISESATSKKIAHSVFRKGDVLVMDELGYMYFRDRSGDTFRWRGENVSTTEVEGVLSRLLGQTDVAVYGVAVPGVEGKAGMAAIADPHGRLSPNALYEELQKVLAPYARPIFLRLLPQVDTTGTFKIQKTRLQHEGFDPRQTSDRLFFLDLKQGHYLPLDQGVYTRICSGAFAL
- the SLC27A1 gene encoding long-chain fatty acid transport protein 1 isoform X1, whose amino-acid sequence is MRAPGAGSASVASLVLLWLLGLPWTWSTAAALGVYVGGGGWRFLRIVCKTARRDLFGLSVLIRVRLELRRHQRARHTIPQIFQAVVQRQPERLALVDAGSGACWTFAQLDAYSNAVANLFRRLGFAPGDVVAIFMEGRPEFVGLWLGLAKAGVEAALLNVNLRREPLAFCLGTSGAKALVFGGELAAAVAEMSGELGKSLVKFCSGDVGPDGVLPDTQLLDPLLKETSTAPLAQPPGKGMDDRLFYIYTSGTTGLPKAAIIVHSRYYRIAAFGHYSYSMQAADVLYDCLPLYHSAGNIMGVGQCLIYGLTVVLRKKFSASRFWDDCVKYNCTVVQYIGEICRYLLKQPVREAEGRHRVRLAVGNGLRPSIWEEFTERFGVRQIGEFYGATECNCSIANMDGKVGSCGFNSRILPHVYPIRLVKVNEDTMELLRDAQGLCIPCQTGEPGLLVGQINQQDPLRRFDGYISESATSKKIAHSVFRKGDSAYLSGDVLVMDELGYMYFRDRSGDTFRWRGENVSTTEVEGVLSRLLGQTDVAVYGVAVPGVEGKAGMAAIADPHGRLSPNALYEELQKVLAPYARPIFLRLLPQVDTTGTFKIQKTRLQHEGFDPRQTSDRLFFLDLKQGHYLPLDQGVYTRICSGAFAL